Genomic segment of bacterium:
TATTGCTCCCATTTGTCGCGGTGAACTATGTAACCCGGTGATGGCAGGAATAGTTGCTCGATGTTTTTGCCATTATCAATCAGCATCCGTAAGCCATTGGTGTGCTGGCTTATGAATTTCCCAATGTGTTTCGTCTCGTTTACGAATAGCGCGGGAACGAATTCAGCGCACTGGAGGGGATAGCCTATCGCTGTTTTTCTTTCCAGGATTAGCGGCTTTAGACCCATTTCACACAACTTTATCGCCGCAGAAAGTCCCGCTACAGAAGCTCCTACTATGACTATTTCCTCGTTCATGAAATTTCGACCTCAAAGGGCAATTCTTCACCAGTTTCGAGCTGCGCGCGGATAAGCTTAATGTCGTCTTTGGTGGGCGGGAATGGATAGTTGCGCATTCTTGGTCCCGGTCGCGAGTTTGCGTACGGTCGATTGCAAGCTACTGTGCCATCTTTGCCCTTGCATCCCGAGGTCATAAACGGTGTGCCTGATTCGATAACCTCGTCAAGGAGTTTGTTGCTTATGCCGAAATAGACTAACCTGCCGTTTTCATCGAATTCCATATCCTCAGCCCGTGCTATGTCTTCGTCTATCAGGAATCTTGCTATTTGCATTCGTCGATATTGGTCTATTGGTGGTGGGTTGAGATGTTCTAGGTCCGAGCCTTCCTCAGGATAGAAAGAGAAAAGATGCGTTTCTCCGCCGAGGTCTCGTGCGCGCTGGAACGCGTAAACCATGTCCTTCTCTGTCTCGCCAAGTCCAACGATGAAGTGAGCACCAATGTTACCCTTTCCGAAAACATCCCTGGCGTTCTCGAGCACTTGCCAGTATCTGTCCCATCTGTGGGGGGCATTTTGACCTTTGCCACGGAGCCTGTCGAATAGCTCTGGCGTTGCGGCGTCTATCGCGACGCCGATTTTGTCTGCGCCAGCTTCTTTCATTCGCTCAAGGTCGCCGTTACGAATGACTGTGGGGGCTATAAGCATTGATATCGGAACATCGCTCACTTCTCTTATCATTTTTGCGATAGTTATGGTATCCTCGACGGCTTCGCGCCGGGTTATCATCGATATACAAACCCTTTTTATAGGAACTTCGGGCTCGTGTTCGACTATTCTTTCTACAACGAGTTCTGTGGGAAATGCAGGCCAGTCAACGCGAATGAAAGTTTTATCCGGGCGGTTGAGGTTTTTAGTTTCGCGGGGAGCATGTTTTGGAGGTCTTCGTTGTCGATGAAGTCCACAGTATGCACAGTTCCCGGCACAAGGGCGATCGTAGACCGTTAGAAGGTTTATGCAGTAAAGTTTTGCGTCTCGCCAGAAAATACCGGGTCTTAGACCAAGTGTCATGGCTGCTGCAAGGCTTACTCGTATAAAGTCAGGTGAGTTGGGCATTTTCACCTCTCTTGTTTTGGTTTTTTATGGACAAAAATTTAATACAAACTTGGAATATTAACAATACTAAATTGATAAACTATTTTCCTCCGAATAAAAAAGCGGGGCGCCGAATGCCCCGCTATGCGCCGTAAACCCCGCAGGTCCTAATTTAAGCGACCCAAGGGAGCAACTTTCACAGCAATGCGTTAACTCATCGTTAACGCAAGAGTATTATTCTTCCGGAAGCGATGATTTTTCCGTCGCCAAAGAGCCTTGCGAAGTATATTCCGCTCGGAACATCGTGCCCATCGCTTGTTACACCGTTCCATATTATCCTGTGTGTTCCCGGGTATAGTTTGCCGAGGTAAGCATCATAAACCTTGTTGCCGACTACATCAATTATGCTTATTCGAGTCCCGAGTTCCTCGGGCAGCGTGAACTCTATGGTGGTCGATGAGTTGAACGGGTTAGGGAAACTTGTCAATATAGCTTTGTATTCGGGTTTAAGTTTGGTCTCTACTCTTGTATTCGCGATACCGAATGCGTTTAGTATGGAGCCGAGAATTCTTATCCTTGTTGCCGGGAACTCACCATCGATCATGGCGCCAAGATAGATGGATGATGTTATCGCCTTGTATGTGCCAGAATCATAATAGATAACTCTTGCCACGGAATCGGTAGTTGTAGTGGTGTCACCCCAGGAATACATAAGCACTTTCGCTCCGGTGCCTGCTATTGGTTCAAGTTCGTCGTTCGTTAAGTCAGCTGTGGTCCCGAATGAATAACCGATAGTAAATTTTTGCCATTCGAAAAATGCTGTATCAGCGGTTCTTAGGAACAACACATTGAACGAATCGCTGCCATCATCTGCGAATGATACTCCGAGTGAGTCGAGAAAGTCGGTCCCGTCGAGGAAATAGCCTACATCCGCGCCCTCAATGTAAAGTTTGCCGCCAGAACGCAGATAACTCATGAGCTCTTGAAGGTCTCTATCGCCAAAACGGAAATTATGGGGTGAAGATATTATGAATACAGCCTCGTATCTTGGTAAGCCAGTTAATGTGTCCACAAGTATGAAGTGCTGCAGGATTTCGTTTTGATGGCTGATATAGATGTCGCCTGGTGTTATGCCAGTAACTATTGAATCGAGCATTGCTGCGAGCATGCTATCCTCTGGTGCGGTTCCGCTGTCGGCAAGCATTAAGCCATCGTCGTGGTCGACTATGAGAATTCGTGCGGCTGGTGCGTATTCGACGCATCTTCCTATTGCAAAGTTCGAAACCTCGGATTCGCTTCCACCGGGATAAACTGCTGTAACACGATAATAGTAATTGGTATCAGGCAGGACATCTCTGTCGTAGTAGTAGGTCGTGTCCCAGCCCACCTCAGCGATTCTCGTTACGCCTGGTGCAGTGACGCTGTCAAAAAGCGAGAAGGAACGATAAATTCGGTATTTACTGGGATATGAGAGTTCAAGCGTTCTTAAGAATGTTGGGGTGCTTTCGTCAGGAATAATTGGAGAACGACCTAAGAATTCTTTTTCAACCTCTTTCCAGTCGAGTATTGGGGTTATGGATACTATCGTGCCGCCAGAGGTAACATCAAGAGCGTAGAAATGTCCAGCATATCGCACATAGATTCTCACGACGAAAACCACCCCTGATGCCTCACCACCTGTCGCTGCGGAAAGATTAACCCAACCCACCATAGGATGATAGATGTATTGATATGGGTCGTATAGATTCGTGTCCAGTATATCAATAAGGACACAAAGACTATCGCCTGCATGGATGGGTTCAAATTGGATGAACACATCGTGCCCGGCCTCAATAAACACTGGTGAGGAATGGAAGTCGAAGCTGACCCATGGTGATGTGGGCGATTCGTAGCTTGTTTGAGTATCGGCGGCCATAATCATGCCTGGTGCTGTGCCAGACCACGAGCATATGTTGCAGATTGCGTTCACAGTTCCGCACATTCCAGCCCTGACACCGACTATTTCCAAGGAATCGAGGATGCTGAAACGAACGCCATACTTGTTAATTCCATAGGCAGTCATCGCAAAGGGGAAGTATCCGAAGGGAACAGGACCATCATCGTATCGAAGTTCCGCCAAACCTCGTTCGAGCGGTGGGTCCCATGAAAGCCAGACCATTCTTGCGAATATATTGTGTGACGCAGCAAGGTTTCTTGGAGGTGGGGGATTGAAGAATGGGATTGTATCGAGCGTGTCCATTATCGATATTGATGGTGGAACCGTAACGGTGAATGTATCTGGATAGTAGCCTTCTCTGCTTATTATTAATGTGTAGGTTCCGTGAATCACCGAGAAACTGAAGGCGCCGCCAGTAGTAGTTGTGCAGGATGAGACGCCAACGAGTTCGACATGTGTCCCAGTGGGAGCACCATCATCTATAACCCAGACATTACCTGAAATGTCAAAGTATATAGGCATAAGTCTTATATCGAATGGTGTGGATAGAGTTCCTGCGTCTGCATAAATAGTTTCGGGATACAGCCAGCCACGGGGGTCAGTTACTATTATGGTCAGTGTCTCGCCTTCGGGAACATCGTAAATGCAATAGTTACCTAATGAGTCAGCGGTAATAGTTATTGTAAATGTATCCCACGATACAGTTATTATTGCACCTGGAACTGGGAAAGTTAATGTATCTGCGGGTCTGGTTTCACGAATACTTCCGCATATCGTATCAAGAACAATTAACGGCAATAAATAGAAGTCTTGGACGACATCACTTCCCGAAACAGTGACTGTAACATGGGATGACCAGTAGCCTTCAGCAGATGCTGTCATACCATAGGTTCCAGGCGCGATGGAATCAAACTCATAGTAACCAGCAGTATCAGTCGTATCCGACATTGATAAGGGACCCAATGATAACACTACCAGTGCGCTTTCTATAGGTGCAAGCGTGGTTGAATCGTAGACATGCCCATAAATCTTGAATCTCGGTGTTGGTGCAGGTCGAGTGCGGAAAGTGCAGGTGAATGTCATGTGGTTTCCTACACCGTCAACTGCATTTATTATTACGGTGAAATTGGTAAGTGGCGGTAGCGATGTCGTCGGATAATATGATATATGAAATCCGCGGGTTATGGGCGTTATCGTGATGAAAGAGGTGACATCAATGCCGTTAACCGTAACTCTTATGCTGTCTCTTATGACACCAACGCCGTCATCGATGATGTCGGCTGAGATGGAATCAAGGTCAAGTTCAACCATTGTATCGCCACATGTGGGGAATGGATTGATAACATAGGGTGGCAGGGTATCTGGAGGTGATGGTGATGCTATGAATCTGAAATATGCGAGATGGAAACTTGGCGGAGATATAATGAATGAGCTTGTGGTGCGCATATCAACGGGGGAGCTGAAGGTAGAATCGGTGCTTATTTGAAGGTAACCATAGGTATAGGGTAGATCTGCGGTTCTCCAAAGGATTATTACGGTATCGAATTTGTCGAACCTGAAAAGCCTAAGTTGCCAAACTACTGTATCGGCAGGCGCTCTTATATCTCGCCATAGACTCGAAATAAAAGGACCAGGAGCGTAAAAGTAAGGCATAGGTAGAAAAGATGCTGGTGGTGCACCTATATCAAATGAATCAAAAGTATCGGTTGCACCTGGTGCTGTTCCAAAGGAGAGGGAATCCGCTGGCATCGACGGTCTGCATGTATCGGGAATAAAGCGCATGTCGAAGCTGAAGGTCCATTGTGATAACGAAATAGCTGGAAAAATTAATATAATAAGCAATATAAAGGTAAAAGTCTTCTTTGGCATATTTACCTCCTGATTGGATTTCTACTTATTTAAATATTATTAATTTTGCTAATTTCGTCAAGTTAACTATTGCTCATTTGCATAGTAGAGGGCATTGTGCCAATAAAGTTTCGTGGATTAGTTCTAAAGGTCCATTTGCTTTATTATGTCCTCGAGGTCTGGTTTTCCTATCTCTTGAAGTTCATAGCGGACTCTGGTGGCAGGTTTGTTTATTTTAACCACCCTCCTGAGATCTATAGGGGTTCCTATTATTACTGCATCTGCCTCGGCTTTATTAATGGTTTCCTCAAGTTCGGCTATTTGTTTGGGCGAATAACCCATAGCAGGAAGCACCGGACCAGTATTCTCGTATTTTTCGTATGTTTCAAGGATCGAGCCTACGGCGTAAGGTCTTGGGTCGATAACTTCTGCTGCGCCGAAAAGTTGTGCTGCTATGAATCCCGCGCCGACATTCATTTCGCCATGTGTCAGTGTAGGTCCATCTTCGACTACGAGAACTTTCTTACCCTTTATTACATCAGGGTCTTCCACAAATATTGGACTTGCCGCAAGGATAACCGTCGCCTTGGGATTGAAAGCTCGCACATTGTCCCATACTATCAAAACATCCTCGTAGTCCGCAGTATCAACTTTGTTTATAACCACGACATCAGCCATACGAAGGTTCACTATGCCGGGATAATATGTTATTTCATCTTCAGGTCTTAAGGGGTCAGCAACCACTATGTGCAGGTCGGGTTTTATGAAGGGTAGGTCGTTGTTTCCACCGTCCCAAAGTATCACATCAGCTTCTTTTTCAGCTCTTTTCAGTATTTCACCGTAATCGACCCCTGCCCAGACGATATTCCCGCGCATAATGTGAGGTTCGTATTCCTCGCGTTCTTCTATGGTGCATTCGTATTTGTCGAGGTCATCCAAAGTTTCGAATCGCTGCCATATCTGCTTTTTAAGGTCACCGTA
This window contains:
- a CDS encoding radical SAM protein, coding for MPNSPDFIRVSLAAAMTLGLRPGIFWRDAKLYCINLLTVYDRPCAGNCAYCGLHRQRRPPKHAPRETKNLNRPDKTFIRVDWPAFPTELVVERIVEHEPEVPIKRVCISMITRREAVEDTITIAKMIREVSDVPISMLIAPTVIRNGDLERMKEAGADKIGVAIDAATPELFDRLRGKGQNAPHRWDRYWQVLENARDVFGKGNIGAHFIVGLGETEKDMVYAFQRARDLGGETHLFSFYPEEGSDLEHLNPPPIDQYRRMQIARFLIDEDIARAEDMEFDENGRLVYFGISNKLLDEVIESGTPFMTSGCKGKDGTVACNRPYANSRPGPRMRNYPFPPTKDDIKLIRAQLETGEELPFEVEIS
- a CDS encoding carboxypeptidase regulatory-like domain-containing protein; the protein is MPKKTFTFILLIILIFPAISLSQWTFSFDMRFIPDTCRPSMPADSLSFGTAPGATDTFDSFDIGAPPASFLPMPYFYAPGPFISSLWRDIRAPADTVVWQLRLFRFDKFDTVIILWRTADLPYTYGYLQISTDSTFSSPVDMRTTSSFIISPPSFHLAYFRFIASPSPPDTLPPYVINPFPTCGDTMVELDLDSISADIIDDGVGVIRDSIRVTVNGIDVTSFITITPITRGFHISYYPTTSLPPLTNFTVIINAVDGVGNHMTFTCTFRTRPAPTPRFKIYGHVYDSTTLAPIESALVVLSLGPLSMSDTTDTAGYYEFDSIAPGTYGMTASAEGYWSSHVTVTVSGSDVVQDFYLLPLIVLDTICGSIRETRPADTLTFPVPGAIITVSWDTFTITITADSLGNYCIYDVPEGETLTIIVTDPRGWLYPETIYADAGTLSTPFDIRLMPIYFDISGNVWVIDDGAPTGTHVELVGVSSCTTTTGGAFSFSVIHGTYTLIISREGYYPDTFTVTVPPSISIMDTLDTIPFFNPPPPRNLAASHNIFARMVWLSWDPPLERGLAELRYDDGPVPFGYFPFAMTAYGINKYGVRFSILDSLEIVGVRAGMCGTVNAICNICSWSGTAPGMIMAADTQTSYESPTSPWVSFDFHSSPVFIEAGHDVFIQFEPIHAGDSLCVLIDILDTNLYDPYQYIYHPMVGWVNLSAATGGEASGVVFVVRIYVRYAGHFYALDVTSGGTIVSITPILDWKEVEKEFLGRSPIIPDESTPTFLRTLELSYPSKYRIYRSFSLFDSVTAPGVTRIAEVGWDTTYYYDRDVLPDTNYYYRVTAVYPGGSESEVSNFAIGRCVEYAPAARILIVDHDDGLMLADSGTAPEDSMLAAMLDSIVTGITPGDIYISHQNEILQHFILVDTLTGLPRYEAVFIISSPHNFRFGDRDLQELMSYLRSGGKLYIEGADVGYFLDGTDFLDSLGVSFADDGSDSFNVLFLRTADTAFFEWQKFTIGYSFGTTADLTNDELEPIAGTGAKVLMYSWGDTTTTTDSVARVIYYDSGTYKAITSSIYLGAMIDGEFPATRIRILGSILNAFGIANTRVETKLKPEYKAILTSFPNPFNSSTTIEFTLPEELGTRISIIDVVGNKVYDAYLGKLYPGTHRIIWNGVTSDGHDVPSGIYFARLFGDGKIIASGRIILLR
- a CDS encoding GTPase codes for the protein MKRRRVVIMGAAGRDFHNFNTYFRDNEKFEVVAFTATQIPDIEGRVYPPELAGKLYPNGIPIIAESELPSFIRENDIDEVYFSYSDISNQYVMERAALAMSAGASFGLLGPKDTMLTSEKPVIAVCAVRTGCGKSQTTRRVAQILGKLGKKVAIIRHPMPYGDLKKQIWQRFETLDDLDKYECTIEEREEYEPHIMRGNIVWAGVDYGEILKRAEKEADVILWDGGNNDLPFIKPDLHIVVADPLRPEDEITYYPGIVNLRMADVVVINKVDTADYEDVLIVWDNVRAFNPKATVILAASPIFVEDPDVIKGKKVLVVEDGPTLTHGEMNVGAGFIAAQLFGAAEVIDPRPYAVGSILETYEKYENTGPVLPAMGYSPKQIAELEETINKAEADAVIIGTPIDLRRVVKINKPATRVRYELQEIGKPDLEDIIKQMDL